In Aliidongia dinghuensis, the following proteins share a genomic window:
- a CDS encoding GNAT family N-acetyltransferase, with product MEITIRDATVADMPAVTAIYAHHVQTGYGSFEEIPPSTEEMVRRFDNVRARGLPWRLAEIDGQIVGYCYASLYHARSAYRFTVQDSVYVDERFLNRGIGSALLASLIETCTDLGYRQMMAGVGDSANEGSLRLHTRMGFRTVGQAIGVGIKFGRWLDLVLLQRTLGPERTDVPAAAPVGYLPPADQAGP from the coding sequence GTGGAAATCACCATCCGCGACGCGACGGTCGCCGACATGCCTGCCGTGACGGCGATCTATGCCCATCATGTCCAGACCGGCTACGGCAGTTTCGAGGAAATCCCGCCCTCGACCGAGGAGATGGTCCGGCGGTTCGACAATGTCCGGGCGCGCGGCCTGCCCTGGCGGCTCGCCGAGATCGACGGCCAAATTGTCGGCTATTGCTACGCGAGCCTCTATCACGCCCGCTCGGCCTATCGCTTCACGGTGCAGGATTCGGTCTATGTCGATGAGCGCTTCCTCAACCGCGGCATCGGCTCGGCGCTGCTTGCGAGCCTCATCGAGACCTGCACCGACCTTGGCTATCGCCAGATGATGGCCGGCGTCGGCGACAGCGCCAACGAGGGCTCGCTGCGCCTGCATACGCGCATGGGCTTCCGCACGGTCGGCCAGGCCATCGGAGTCGGCATCAAGTTCGGCCGCTGGCTAGACCTCGTCCTGCTGCAACGGACCCTGGGCCCGGAGCGGACCGACGTGCCGGCGGCGGCGCCTGTCGGCTATCTGCCGCCGGCCGATCAGGCCGGGCCCTAG
- a CDS encoding DMT family transporter, translated as MAPVKSSGRAVSIGAFALLCLAWGGTWLPLKHGVAHLPPLLFVGSRFLAGGLVLWLWAGRAAPPPRSALWPGAVLMVAANYGLMAWGAGRVPSGLAAMVNFATVPLAVLLLAGRRPSPGQTAALALGLAGLALLAWSAGRTMGGAAPAGLGAIALGAACYGLGTLRMKAAAAIGSPIRVAAWHSLAGGALLLMLSAATEPWDRAVWAQILDPAALASWALLVVLGTVIGFSLYLVLLGRWSAAAVASYAYVCPVVALALGALVDGERPGPSEIAACLVLMAAAALAILPHPQPKEIR; from the coding sequence GTGGCTCCGGTCAAATCGTCCGGACGCGCCGTCTCGATCGGCGCCTTCGCGCTGCTGTGCCTGGCCTGGGGCGGCACCTGGCTGCCGCTGAAGCACGGCGTCGCCCATCTGCCGCCGCTGCTGTTCGTCGGCAGCCGCTTTCTCGCCGGCGGCCTCGTGCTGTGGCTCTGGGCCGGCCGGGCCGCCCCGCCGCCACGCTCAGCGCTATGGCCGGGCGCGGTCCTGATGGTCGCCGCGAACTACGGGCTCATGGCCTGGGGCGCCGGACGCGTGCCGTCCGGCCTGGCGGCGATGGTCAATTTCGCGACCGTGCCACTCGCAGTCCTGCTGCTCGCCGGTCGCCGGCCGAGCCCCGGCCAGACCGCCGCCCTAGCGCTCGGCCTCGCCGGCCTTGCCCTTCTCGCCTGGAGCGCCGGACGGACGATGGGCGGCGCCGCGCCCGCCGGCCTCGGCGCGATTGCCTTGGGCGCCGCTTGCTACGGCCTCGGCACGCTGCGCATGAAAGCAGCCGCGGCCATAGGGTCGCCGATCCGGGTCGCCGCCTGGCACAGTCTCGCGGGCGGCGCGCTGCTGCTCATGCTTTCGGCCGCAACCGAACCCTGGGATCGCGCCGTGTGGGCGCAGATCCTCGACCCGGCCGCGCTCGCGAGCTGGGCCCTGCTCGTCGTGCTGGGCACGGTCATCGGCTTCAGCCTTTACCTCGTCCTGCTCGGCCGCTGGTCCGCCGCGGCGGTCGCAAGCTACGCCTATGTCTGCCCCGTCGTGGCCCTGGCACTGGGCGCGCTCGTCGACGGCGAACGGCCCGGCCCAAGCGAGATTGCCGCCTGCCTCGTCCTGATGGCCGCCGCGGCACTTGCCATCCTGCCCCATCCGCAACCAAAGGAAATCCGATAG
- a CDS encoding LysR substrate-binding domain-containing protein, with translation MSRRLPPLGGLRAFEAAARLGSFVAAADELGVTAGAVSQQVKGLEERLGLALFERRPQALVLTAAGCEYAPTLKAAFDAIEAATRRLVPPAERVRLAAAVPASFATFWLLPRLARFEAHHPGVELAIQSASRRADPGLDGADAAIRQGRAGWRERACLYLWSEALVPVSSPAAAGADDPLDGATLLATEGVPDRWAVWSAAMDRPLRPRRRLMLADDGLVIQAALNGLGAALVDRHLVEPALREGRLVLLDARPAWRPGTAWYLVHDERTRPLAAFADWLLDECAGPMP, from the coding sequence ATGAGTCGCCGTTTGCCCCCGCTCGGCGGGCTCCGGGCGTTCGAGGCGGCGGCGCGCCTCGGCAGCTTCGTCGCCGCGGCCGATGAGCTGGGCGTCACCGCCGGTGCCGTCAGCCAGCAGGTGAAGGGGCTCGAAGAGCGCCTCGGCCTCGCCCTGTTCGAGCGGCGGCCGCAGGCGCTGGTCTTGACCGCGGCCGGCTGCGAATACGCGCCGACCCTCAAGGCCGCGTTCGATGCGATCGAGGCGGCAACGCGCCGGCTGGTGCCGCCGGCCGAGCGGGTGCGGCTCGCCGCTGCGGTGCCGGCGAGCTTCGCGACCTTCTGGCTGCTGCCGCGCCTGGCGCGCTTCGAGGCGCACCATCCGGGCGTCGAGCTGGCGATCCAGAGCGCCAGCCGCCGGGCCGATCCGGGGCTGGACGGTGCCGATGCGGCGATTCGCCAGGGCCGGGCCGGCTGGCGCGAGCGCGCCTGCCTCTATTTGTGGAGCGAGGCGCTGGTGCCGGTCTCGAGTCCCGCTGCAGCGGGCGCGGACGATCCACTCGACGGCGCCACCCTGCTCGCGACCGAGGGCGTCCCCGACCGCTGGGCAGTCTGGTCGGCGGCGATGGACCGGCCGTTGCGGCCGCGCCGGCGCCTCATGCTCGCCGACGATGGGCTCGTCATCCAGGCGGCGCTCAACGGCCTCGGCGCGGCGCTCGTCGACCGCCATCTGGTCGAGCCGGCCCTGCGCGAAGGCCGTCTGGTCCTGCTCGACGCCCGCCCGGCCTGGCGGCCCGGCACGGCCTGGTACCTGGTCCACGACGAGCGGACGCGGCCGCTCGCCGCCTTCGCCGACTGGCTGCTGGACGAATGCGCCGGGCCGATGCCGTAG